The following are encoded together in the Sphaerodactylus townsendi isolate TG3544 linkage group LG12, MPM_Stown_v2.3, whole genome shotgun sequence genome:
- the LOC125442002 gene encoding nucleoplasmin-like, producing the protein MALESSNNGSCRSLKIVSLVWGCELTKETPTYTFEVPEDRHYKQQLALRTICLGEKAKDEFHVVEIVPQKDSKESAPVCLANLKLSVLPMITTLGLDLNPPVTFRLKSGSGPVYLSGQHMSAFNAWNDSEEDDEEEEESLEDEEMEESSKEESPVKPVKATESKRSVAAAKKGSELPAQEQSQEVEQEWKQLGTT; encoded by the exons ATGGCTTTGGAAAGCAGCAACAATGGTAGCTGTAGATCGTTGAAAATTGTTTCTTTGGTGTGGG GGTGTGAGCTAACCAAGGAGACACCAACCTACACCTTTGAAGTCCCAGAGGACCGGCACTATAAGCAGCAGTTGGCTTTGAGAACG ATCTGCCTCGGGGAAAAAGCCAAGGATGAATTTCATGTGGTGGAGATTGTACCCCAAAAGGACAGCAAGGAATCTGCTCCAGTGTGCCTAGCAAACCTGAAACTTTCAGTTCTCCCAATG ATCACCACTCTAGGACTTGATCTAAATCCACCTGTCACATTCAGACTAAAGTCAGGGAGTGGGCCTGTCTACCTTTCTGGACAGCATATGTCAG CTTTCAACGCATGGAACGACAGTGAAGAGgatgacgaggaggaggaagagtcctTGGAAGATGAAGAGATGGAGGAATCTTCCAAGGAAGAGTCTCCAGTGAAGCCTGTCAAGGCTACAGAGTCCAAGCGTTCAGTTGCAGCAGCCAAGAAGGGGTCTGAACTTCCTGCTCAAGAGCAATCTCAG GAGGTGGAACAGGAATGGAAACAACTTGGCACTACTTGA
- the LOC125442164 gene encoding prostate and testis expressed protein 14-like: MTGILFFSLAALLCYTQTEALKCVVCKMLSGCVRKGGLTCEALPGQQCKATHVFKVRIRQFTLQGCTLPEDSHRCNTVKEDKMWGAVNTTCCNNKDLCNSIYED; encoded by the exons ATGACCGGGATTCTGTTTTTCAGCTTGGCAGCCCTGCTCTGCTATACACAGA CTGAAGCTCTCAAATGCGTTGTCTGTAAAATGCTCTCTGGATGTGTTAGAAAAGGAGGACTGACCTGTGAAGCTTTACCTGGGCAGCAGTGCAAAGCTACCCATGTCTTCAAAG TAAGGATACGACAATTCACCCTGCAAGGCTGTACTTTGCCAGAGGACAGTCACAGATGCAATACTGTAAAAGAAGATAAAATGTGGGGCGCTGTAAATACAACGTGCTGTAATAACAAAGACCTTTGCAATAGCATTTATGAAGATTGA